One Rhizoctonia solani chromosome 1, complete sequence DNA window includes the following coding sequences:
- a CDS encoding 2-dehydropantoate 2-reductase: MSAPVKELSIPSLWKGRGSSHGCVSFKLFANARAWDRHLLRKTKPGGELFGLATPSNVDSAASAEDRYDYIVCTFKCLPDVVTTPKLLGPLLARSRNFVLIQNGIGIELDLQAAVPSGIVMSGCAWIDATVIDHGRTLKHGPIEKLVVGVHPPLGAPSGTPHSTEAHTALTTFVDLLKAGGGTPEQVVDIQAARWKKIIWNAGFSTFATLANATLPDICHEPARSYTMPIVRGFMEEVVSVARGLGLDESVLPVASIDEAIDLTLSEYGVTGPAYKASMLVDFLAERPMEIEVIIGGILRYAVAKQVPAPRFAIPAFIQRPMFHLNFAFRLSTAYALLKVHQTRFIQKSKSRA; encoded by the exons ATGAGTGCCCCTGTTAAA GAACTGTCTATTCCTTCATTATGGAAAGGCAGGGGCTCAAGTCACGGTTGTGTGTCGTTCAAACTATTCGCTAATGCAAG AGCATGGGATAGACATTTGCTCCGAAAAACTAAACCCGGGGGTGAACTATTTGGGTTGGCGACCCCATCGAA TGTGGACAGCGCCGCCAGTGCTGAAGATAGATATGACTATATTGTTTGCACCTTCAA ATGTCTGCCCGACGTTGTAACGACACCGAAGCTGCTCGGCCCCCTACTCGCGCGAAGCCGTAATTTTGTACTCATTCAGAACGGGATCGGCATCGAGTTGGACTTGCAGGCTGCGGTACCGAGCGGGATAGTAATGAGCGGGTGCGCATGGATTGATGCGACTGTGATCGACCACGGCCGGACACTTAAACACGGCCCAATT GAAAAATTAGTTGTCGGTGTTCATCCCCCTCTGGGAGCGCCATCCGGAACACCGCATTCTACCGAGGCACACACCGCGTTGACGACATTTGTAGACTTGCTCAAAGCTGGAGGTGGGACACCCGAACAGGTGGTAGACATCCAAGCTGCGCGCTGGAAGAAAATTATATG GAATGCGGGGTTTTCAACATTCGCGACTCTCGCTAACGCCACACTACCAGACATTTGCCACGAACCAGCCAGATCCTACACTATGCCAATCGTTCGTGGATTCATGGAGGAG GTCGTTAGTGTGGCACGAGGTCTCGGTTTGGATGAGTCAGTTTTGCCTGTGGCAAGCATTGATGAAGCGATCGATTTGACCTTGAGTGAATACGGGGTGACAGGGCCTGCGTACAAGGCTTCTATGTTGGTTGATTTCCTCGCTGAGAGGCCCATGGAAATCGAAGTGATTATTGGAGGTATACTGCGCTACGCAGTTGCCAAACAAGTGCCGGCACCGAGGTTTGCTATTCCCGCATTTATCCAGCGACCTATGTTTCATCTAAATTTTGCCTTTAGACTCAGCACAGCTTATGCCTTACTCAAAGTGCACCAAACAAGATTTATTCAGAAGAGTAAGAGCCGGGCGTAG
- a CDS encoding Cys/Met metabolism PLP-dependent enzyme, giving the protein MSQNLELATRLLHADDEAHSEVNVAPAISVSTTFRAPGPVKLEYPDEPDVTSPQRHIYSRYTTPISTRVEKVLSALLGGHAITYASGIAATYSALVHLNPKRLAIRDGYHGVHVSIDVYKKAKPELEIIDIDDEFKAGDLCWVETPLNPTGEARNLKYYAEKVHAVGGRLIVDSTFAPPPIQDPFAWGADVVLHSGYELQGPNISEVIRIYYVECLRTLELRATRQAENGAALAQWLHRVSQTPAGQSWDGVRGGSIKHVWHATLQGQKDQGWIKKQMPGGGPACFSFMLDDPNEARVLPYMLKLFTPATSLGGVESLIEQRYLSDAGADKRLIRLSVGLENLEDLKEDLRQALNGVPAKVKARL; this is encoded by the exons ATGTCCCAAAATTTAGAACTCGCAACAAGATTGCTTCATGCGGATGATGAAGCACATTCTGAAGTCAACGTCGCCCCAGCTATATCTGTCTCAACCA CCTTCCGTGCACCGGGACCAGTGAAGCTAGAGTATCCTGACGAACCTGATGTGACTTCTCCTCAGAGACACATTTATAGTCGCTATACAACCCCGATTTCTACTAGAGTAGAAAAGGTCCTCTCGGCACTTTTG GGGGGACACGCGATTACATACGCATCGGGAATTGCTGCAACTTATTCA GCACTTGTACACTTAAATCCTAAGCGTCTCGCAATCAGGGACGGCTATCATGGTGTCCATGTATCCATCGATGTGTATAAAAAGGCCAAACCCGAATTG GAAATTATCGATATCGACGATGAATTCAAGGCCGGAGATCTATGTTGGGTTGAGACTCCGCTTAACCCTACAGGAGAAGCACGCAACCTGAAGTATTATGCGGAGAAG GTTCATGCTGTGGGTGGTCGTCTCATCGTGGACTCCACTTTTGCGCCTCCCCCTATCCAAGATCCGTTCGCATGGGGAGCCGATGTCGTACTCCACAGCG GATATGAATTACAGGGACCAAATATCTCGGAGGTCATTCGGATCTATTATGTGGAGTGCTTGCG AACTCTTGAGTTGCGAGCTACACGACAAGCTGAAAATGGGGCAGCCCTGGCCCAGTGGCTCCACAGAGTATCACAGACGCCGGCCGGTCAATCGTGGGATGGGGTTAGAGGAGGGTCGATTAAGCATGTTTGGCACGCAACGCTACAAGGCCAGAAGGACCAAGGATGGATCAAGAAGCAAATGCCCGGCGGAGGTCCAGCTTGTTTCTCTTTTATG CTTGATGACCCGAACGAAGCGAGGGTTTTGCCGTACATGTTGAAGTTGTTTACG CCTGCAACTTCGTTAGGAGGCGTTGAGTCGTTAATTGAACAACGATATCTTTCCGATGCTGGGGCAGACAAGCGACTAATCCGGCTAAGCGTCGGCCTCGAGAATTTAGAG GATCTAAAGGAGGACTTGCGTCAGGCACTAAATGGAGTCCCAGCAAAGGTCAAGGCACGGCTTTAA
- a CDS encoding small nucleolar ribonucleoprotein complex subunit Dip2, with the protein MVRSYQRHGPTQAFGMICSNSSNAVYDGRYAYVPALEDVLVWDVKRGQMLAMWHETGHRAEVTCIRRSPVKETFAVGYTDGSIRLWDSASGSVTVVFNGHRKAVTALAFDGTGTRLASGSQDTELIVWDIVAETGLYRLRGHRDQITSISFIPPSFAANAPSSSTSENSTYLVTVAKDTFLKLWNLSTQHCIQTQVAHRSEIWSMDIDSSDRKLLILTGSGDGEVKAWSLDGVILQNGLVQNENGEISKPIQPAGSLPLSTKHRVAQISRHPHLPYLAIQSHDRSVEVFRIRTESEALKKQARRKKRAKEKANKANLKGKTTDVEMDNGQEETEAGVISLEDLFTPYLIVRASGKIRSFDFPEGTSGSETKGIQIMVSLATNALEVYNIPPPVKSKEQPEAARTFTLDLPGHRTDVRAVALSSDDQLIASASNGLLKVWSVQSTACIRTFDCGYALCCIFLPGDRQVAVGTKSGEIQVFDLASSALVQSIQAHEGAVWSMHVRSDNIAMVSGSADKDVKFWEFERKTEEGSKFVGRVVTIVHVRTLKMSEDVLSVRYSPNSKLLAVALLDSTVKVFFQDSLKFFLSLYGHKLPVLGMDISSDSKLIITCSADKNIKIWGLDFGDCHRSLFAHDDSVMQVAFQRNTHYFWSVSKDKMLKYWDGDKFEQIQRLDGHHGEVWALATSNDGKFVVTGSHDKSIRIWEETEEPLFLEEERERELEQLHDDALADTLNRPSHAIGALANGDEPNETAEVETGVVEKQTADTLMAGERIMEALDIADSERAAALAYEEQCLGLTEEEVARHVLRVVEKVPGPALFDALLVLPFTKVVSMLTYLDEWAKRDISTAMTSRILVFLLRTHHHQIVANKVLRTTLLALRNHLRGALKIHKDEVGYNLAALRIIRRRDDLNRVSEFYETTIGDTKSMALSLPDEATIRKQIQAADGKKRKRVNIVA; encoded by the exons ATGGTCCGTTCATACCAGCGCCATGGCCCGACACAG GCCTTCGGTATGATATGTAGTAATTCTTCCAATGCGGTATATGATGGTCGATATGCATATGTGCCCGCTCTGGAAGATGTTTTGGTTTGGGATGTAAAACGAGGGCAGATG CTTGCTATGTGGCACGAGACAGGCCACCGAGCGGAAGTAACATGTATTCGACGATCACCAGTGAAAGAAACATTTGCGGTTGGTTACACAGATGGGTCAATCAGATTGTGGGACTCTGCCAGTGGTAGCGTCACTGTAGTCTTCAATGGACACAGGAAAGCTGTCACAGCACTCGCCTTTGATGGAACTGGAACCAGGTTGGCGTCTGGCTCTCAAGATACCGAGCTAATCGTATGGGATATTGTAGCCGAAACAGGCCTTTACCG ACTGCGCGGCCACCGTGACCAGATTACATCTATCAGTTTCATCCCCCCTTCTTTCGCGGCCAATGCTCCCTCCAGTTCGACTTCCGAAAACTCAACATATTTGGTGACTGTTGCCAAAGATACGTTCCTAAAATTGTGGAATCTTTCGACTCAACACTGCATTCAAACACAAGTTGCTCATCGCTCCGAGATATGGAGTATGGACATCGACAGCAGTGATAGGAAGCTATTAATCTTAACCGGAAGCGGAGACGGAGAAGTAAAAGCCTGGTCATTGGACGGCGTAATTCTGCAAAACGGCCTGGTCCAGAACGAAAACGGCGAG ATATCCAAGCCCATTCAGCCGGCCGGATCCCTGCCACTATCAACAAAACACAGAGTTGCACAAATTTCCCGGCATCCTCACCTTCCTTATCTTGCAATTCAATCACACGACAGATCCGTCGAAGTATTCCGAATTCGTACCGAATCCGAGGCGCTGAAAAAGCAAGCCAGGAGAAAGAAGCgggcaaaggaaaaggctaACAAGGCCAATCTGAAGGGCAAGACTACGGACGTGGAAATGGATAATGGGCAAGAGGAGACTGAAGCGGGAGTTATTTCGCTAGAAGACCTGTTCACTCCCTATTTGATTGTTCGTGCGAGCGGCAAAATACGATCTTTTGATTTCCCAGAAGGAACATCTGGATCAGAGACTAAAGGCATTCAG ATCATGGTATCACTCGCTACCAATGCGCTAGAAGTGTATAATATACCCCCTCCCGTTAAATCAAAGGAACAGCCTGAAGCAGCTCGTACTTTTACGCTCGATCTCCCTGGCCATCGAACCGACGTCCGGGCAGTGGCGCTAAGCTCTGATGATCAATTAATTGCTTCAGCATCAAACG GCTTGTTGAAAGTGTGGAGTGTCCAGAGTACAGCTTGTATCCGCACTTTCGATTGCGGTTATGCATTATGTTGCATATTCCTTCCAGGAGATAGGCAGGTCGCCGTGGGAACAAAGTCGGGAGAGATTCAAGTGTTTGATCTTGCTTCCTCTGCGCTTGTGCAATCCATCCAAGCACACGAAGGCGCTGTGTGGTCCATGCACGTTCGGAGTGATAACATCGCCATGGTCAGTGGTAGTGCCGACAAAGACGTCAAATTTTGGGAATTTGAGCGTAAAACAGAAGAAGGCTCCAAATTT GTTGGTCGGGTGGTCACAATTGTACACGTCCGAACGTTGAAAATGTCCGAAGATGTACTATCAGTTCGCTATAGCCCTAACTCAAAGCTATTAGCGGTCGCACTTTTGGATTCCACTGTCAAGGTCTTTTTCCAAGATTCCCTAAAGTTTTTCCTCTCCCTTTATGGTCATAAG CTTCCAGTGCTAGGGATGGATATTTCTTCGGACTCCAAACTTATCATCACTTGCTCGGCCGACAAAAACATCAAGATCTGGGGCCTTGACTTTGGAGACTGCCATCGATCGTTATTTGCTCACGATGATAGCGTCATGCAAGTTGCCTTTCAACGGAATACCCACTACTTTTGGTCTGTGAGCAAGGACAAAATGCTTAAATACTGGGACGGGGATAAG TTTGAGCAAATTCAGAGACTCGATGGGCACCACGGAGAAGTTTGGGCACTAGCAACAAGCAATGATGGAAAATTCGTTGTCACGGGCTCCCATGATAAATCTATTCGCATATGGGAAGAAACAGAAGAGCCG CTTTTCCTTGAGGAGGAACGCGAGCGAGAACTCGAACAACTCCACGATGATGCACTCGCAGATACGCTTAACCGACCAAGTCACGCCATAGGAGCCTTAGCGAATGGCGACGAACCAAATGAGACTGCCGAAGTGGAGACTGGTGTTGTAGAGAAACAAACTGCTGATACGCTTATGGCAGGAGAGCGTATCATGGAAGCCCTTGATATCGCCGATTCAGAGCGCGCTGCCGCGCTTGCTTATGAGGAGCAGTGTCTGGGTCTCACGGAGGAAGAAGTGGCCCGG CATGTGCTCAGGGTTGTAGAAAAGGTGCCTGGTCCAGCACTCTTCGATGCACTGCTCGTACTTCCATTCACCAAGGTGGTCTCGATGCTGACTTACCTCGATGAGTGGGCCAAGCGT GACATTTCGACGGCGATGACATCGCGCATTCTAGTGTTCCTCTTGCGTACCCATCACCACCAGATCGTAGCGAATAAAGTGTTAAGAACAACGCTTCTAGCTTTGAGAAACCATCTACGTGGCGCCCTCAAGATTCATAAAGATGAG GTCGGTTACAATCTTGCGGCACTGAGAATCATCCGACGACGAGACGATCTGAATCGAGTGTCTGAATTTTACGAGACTACTATAGGGGATACCAAGAGTATGGCTCTGTCATTGCCCGACGAGGCCACTATACGCAAACAAATCCAGGCTGCGGATGGGAAAAAGCGAAAACGCGTCAACATCGTTGCATAA
- a CDS encoding DEAD/DEAH box helicase translates to MARYSRSPSPDYKRRKSYHNSRGDSPSPTRRHHQARERERDSHRDRERERDRPRDRDRERERDRDRDYRDRDRDRDRRRDDRDYDRRRDRTHREKDRDRDRDRESERDRNDRGRKRSRSLSRDAPPSAPTETSKQSTPAPAPPPEQSTSTSTPAPAPTLAPVADVSTAPIPEPIAASVSATTTAINSAAATPPATNTTKPSGPEDEKMRAKRERLEAWKKQQALAKEQKAKGGDKASTTNGTSGVRPTGALSRPGGIGIKGLPQRPEAGKSLSKAARSMDDTTESNRKLVKLGDMPAVDLSMDTNANGIGENLEAEDDDEPEPMQIDSTNPTPAVEEEEEEDPLDAFMSGVKEEVKKVNAEDRKRMAGNGEQLGITAEDAEDDVEETRDVDELDATELRPEDILALAAKKAKKKDLAVVDHDKIKYEPFRKAFYHPPPDVAAMTDDEADLLRLSLDGIKIRGLDCPKPVTKWSHCGLPSSCLDVIKRLGYTAPTSIQSQAIPAIMSGRDVIGVAKTGSGKTIAFLLPLFRHIKDQRPLETMEGPMAIVMTPTRELAVQIHRECKPFLKVLNLRAVCAYGGSPIKDQIAEMKKGCEIIVCTPGRMIDLLTANSGRVTNLRRVTYLVLDEADRMFDMGFEPQVMKIVNNIRPDRQTVLFSATFPKQMDSLARKILRKPLEITVGGRSVVAAEIDQIVEVRTEESKFNRLLEILGQTYNEDSEARTLIFVDRQEAADNLLRELMRKGYVCMSLHGGKDQVDRDATIADFKAGVVPIVIATSVAARGLDVKQLKLVINYDAPNHMEDYVHRAGRTGRAGNKGTCVTFITPEQERYSVDIFRALEASKATIPSDLEELAKGFLDKVKAGKAQSYVGAGFGGKGLDKFDQERDAKERAQRAAYGEAIEEKPKVEEEASTPTTKEDDMTFGNFKVEIRKGPAPDSSKTVSTPAGAAARWTKAKDDEAKVMSNLKAAQEAAARITSKDSAAYRQAQSVVAKFNAQLRATKLMAQSQSQLDDAGRKPKDPDATDFHAIIPINDYPQKARWRVTNKETMVQLIDMTGASVTNKGSYILRTGQRTSSRRAPETHLLVESNDEFRVEQAVREIKRLLIEASTAALAAEQRNPTATAGRYSVV, encoded by the exons ATGGCAAGGTATTCACGCTCACCTTCCCCAGATTACAAACGACGTAAGTCATATCATAACTCTCGCGGAGACTCCCCGTCGCCGACCAGGCGCCATCACCAGGCAAGGGAGCGTGAGCGGGACAGCCACCGCGACCGCGAGAGGGAGAGAGACCGACCTAGGGACCGTGacagggaaagggaaagggaCCGGGACCGAGACTACCGCGATAGAGATAGAGATAGAGACAGGCGTCGTGATGACCGCGACTACGATCGTCGGAGAGACCGAACCCATCGAGAGAAAGACAGAGATAGAGACCGGGACCGAGAGTCTGAACGGGACCGCAATGACCGTGGTAGGAAGCGCTCTCGCTCGCTCTCTCGCGATGCCCCACCCTCAGCGCCTACCGAAACATCCAAGCAGtctactcctgctcctgctcctcccCCAGAACAATCAACATCTACTTCAACACCAGCTCCAGCACCTACTCTCGCACCTGTGGCAGATGTTTCTACTGCTCCCATACCTGAACCAATTGCTGCTTCTGTATCAGCAACTACAACCGCGATCAATAGCGCCGCTGCGACTCCGCCAGCCACCAATACGACCAAACCATCTGGACCCGAAGACGAAAAAATGAGAGCTAAACGTGAGCGCCTGGAGGCTTGGAAGAAACAGCAGGCGCTGGCGAAAGAGCAAAAAGCCAAAGGAGGTGATAAGGCATCTACCACCAATGGCACTTCAG GAGTGAGGCCTACTGGGGCTCTGAGTCGTCCAGGTGGAATAGGCATCAAAGGTTTGCCTCAGCGACCCGAGGCTGGCAAGTCACTTTCTAAGGCTGCTCGCTCCATGGACGATACTACGGAATCCAATCGAAAGCTCGTCAAACTCGGGGATATGCCTGCAGTTGACTTGTCTATGGATACGAATGCAAACGGCATCGGTGAAAATTTGGAAGCGGAGGATGACGATGAGCCTGAGCCTATGCAAATAGATTCTACAAACCCTACTCCTGCTgtcgaagaagaggaagaagaggaccCGCTGGATGCCTTTATGAGTGGTGTGAAGGAAGAAGTGAAAAAAGTCAATGCTGAGGACCGAAAGCGCATGGCAGGCAATGGAGAACAACTTGGTATCACCGCAGAGGATGCGGAGGATGATGTAGAGGAGACACGAGATGTTGACGAGCTTGATGCTACTGAACTTCGCCCGGAAGATATTCTAGC ACTCGCTGCCAAAAAAGCCAAGAAAAAGGATCTGGCAGTTGTTGATCACGACAAGATCAAGTACGAGCCATTCCGAAAAGCTTTCTATCATCCACCTCCTGATGTTGCGGCCATGACTGATGATGAGGCTGATCTTTTGCGACTGAGCCTCGATGGCATCAAAATCCGTGGGTTGGATTGCCCCAAACCCGTCACAAAATGGAGCCATTGTGGGTTACCTAGTAGTTG TCTGGATGTGATCAAACGCTTAGGTTATACTGCCCCGACTTCCATTCAATCACAGGCGATTCCAGCAATCATGTCTGGTCGCGATGTAATTGGCGTTGCGAAAACAGGCTCTGGCAAGACGATTGCTTTTTTGTTACCTCTATTCCGGCATATCAAAGATCAGCGACCTTTGGAGACTATGGAGGGCCCGATGGCAATTGTCATGACACCAACTCGAGAGCTTGCTGTCCAAATTCACAGGGAATGCAAGCCATTCCTTAAGGTCTTGAACCTTCGT GCTGTGTGCGCTTATGGTGGCTCGCCTATCAAAGACCAAATCGCGGAGATGAAGAAGGGATGCGAAATTATTGTATGCACCCCCGGCAGAATGATTGACCTGCTCACCGCGAACTCGGGTCGTGTGACTAACTTGCGCCGGGTAACATACCTTGTCTTGGACGAGGCTGATCGTATGTTCGACATGGGATTTGAGCCACAG GTTATGAAAATTGTGAATAACATTCGACCAGATAGGCAGACTGTCCTGTTTTCGGCCACATTCCCGAAACAGATGGATTCATTGGCGCGAAAAATATTACGGAAACCTCTCGAAATCACGGTCGGAGGTCGCAGCGTTGTCGCAGCCGAGATTGATCAAATTGTTGAAGTTCGCACGGAAGAGTCCAAGTTTAATCGCCTCCTCGAAATCCTCGGCCAGACCTACAATGAGGATAGTGAAGCCCGAACCCTAATCTTTGTCGATCGTCAAGAGGCAGCTGATAATCTCTTACGCGAGCTGATGCGCAAAGGCTACGTGTGCATGTCCTTACACGGCGGGAAAGATCAGGTGGACAGAGACGCAACTATCGCCGACTTCAAAGCTGGAGTAGTACCCATCGTTATTGCTACTTCGGTTGCAGCGCGTGGGCTCGATGTGAAGCAACTCAAGTTGGTAATCAACTATGACGCACCGAACCATATGGAAGATTATGTACACCGTGCGGGCCGAACGGGACGAGCTGGAAACAAGGGCACATGCGTAACCTTCATTACTCCCGAGCAGGAACGGTATTCCGTCGACATATTCCGAGCGCTCGAAGCAAGTAAGGCTACCATTCCCTCAGACCTGGAAGAACTGGCCAAGG GTTTCCTCGACAAGGTCAAGGCCGGCAAGGCACAAAGTTATGTGGGAGCTGGGTTTGGCGGCAAGGGCCTAGACAAATTCGACCAAGAGCGCGATGCCAAAGAGCGGGCTCAACGGGCTGCTTACGGTGAAGCAATAGAAGAGAAGCCCAAGGTCGAGGAGGAAGCTAGCACCCCAACGACGAAAGAGGACGACATGACATTTGGAAATTTCAAGGTCGAGATCAGAAAGGGACCGGCGCCCGACTCGTCCAAAACAGTATCAACCCCAGCTGGGGCGGCTGCCCGATGGACGAAGGCCAAGGACGACGAAGCCAAAGTAATGTCAAATCTCAAGGCGGCTCAGGAGGCTGCGGCGAGAATCACCAGCAAGGATTCGGCGGCCTACAGACAGGCCCAGAGCGTTGTAGCAAAATTCAACGCGCAACTCCGCGCTACGAAGCTCATGGCACAAAGTCAGTCTCAGCTCGACGATGCGGGGCGCAAACCAAAGGATCCCGACGCGACAGATTTCCACGCCATTATCCCCATCAACGACTATCCTCAAAAGGCGCGCTGGAGAGTGACAAACAAGGAAACTATGGTCCAG TTGATCGATATGACCGGTGCTTCCGTCACAAACAAAGGTTC GTATATACTACGAACCGGGCAAAGAACCTCCTCTAGAAGGGCCCCCGAAACTCACTTGTTGGTGGAGTCCAACGACGAATTCCGG GTCGAACAGGCTGTGCGCGAAATCAAACGACTCCTCATCGAGGCCTCAACTGCCGCGCTTGCAGCAGAACAGCGGAACCCCACGGCTACAGCTGGTCGTTACAGTGTGGTTTAA
- a CDS encoding GATA type zinc finger translates to MDTYCESTHSSLTSAASSSPYQTPSPRTSMSFEERQAQIAYPTDASTKILYAEPQPIYHSPGYISEENQWSSPAISDAQCAPAYLPEIYGHSKLPSLVDSRRSEGIPRGLMQQSEWSDVGPFNLPPYSQQPPAYVQSQQQMYGSTLVGVSDLAAETRGRFAYSDGLIYNESLPPSITPRLDDVYPDPASVLSAPIKTEPTSSVVVPTQSPYYSRPPSVASSLSSGPVPPHHIVHVVFTDDAASKETQYLRRRCHNCQQVEPPAGDALTWSPERSYATDADSTNEPTSDLDPIASMRQPPAPAVTQFTVKQEAVSGDLELDSRRGSVASSLSGSASSPGEWEDSNYNTSLVAGNVSRLSPSQQHSPGHEGGVQRGAAHFMDSTLAARFRAGRKSATAPYDAFSATRMGPPTPPLVPTDGPSLLDAGAEGAYLTSTPPLRRHTLGSDVAEQISGWSTIPADFSSNVLQNSQPSVVSNIAY, encoded by the exons ATGGACACTTACTGCGAGAGCACACACTCGAGCCTCACCTCTGCTGCCTCGAGCTCCCCCTACCAGACTCCGTCACCACGCACCAGCATGTCTTTCGAAGAGCGCCAGGCCCAGATTGCATATCCCACCGACGCGTCCACCAAGATCCTCTATGCTGAGCCTCAGCCTATCTACCACTCCCCGGGCTATATCAGCGAGGAGAACCAGTGGTCGAGCCCCGCCATATCTGACGCTCAGTGCGCGCCCGCATACTTGCCTGAAATCTACGGCCACTCTAAGCTCCCTTCCCTGGTCGATTCTCGACGCTCCGAAGGTATTCCCCGCGGCCTGATGCAACAGAGTGAATGGAGCGATGTTGGTCCATTCAACTTGCCCCCGTACTCACAGCAGCCGCCCGCATACGTCCAGTCCCAACAGCAGATGTACGGATCTACGCTCGTTGGCGTTTCCGATTTGGCCGCAGAGACTCGGGGGCGCTTCGCCTACTCTGACGGTCTGATCTACAACGAGTCGCTACCGCCTTCAATCACCCCTCGTCTCGACGACGTCTATCCCGATCCGGCGTCGGTCTTGAGCGCGCCCATCAAGACCGAGCCGACTTCGTCCGTGGTTGTCCCGACCCAGTCACCTTACTACTCTCGGCCCCCCTCCGTGGCATCATCGCTCTCGTCTGGCCCTGTCCCCCCACACCACATTGTGCACGTCGTGTTCACCGACGACGCGGCTTCCAAGGAAACTCAGTACTTGCGCCGCAGGTGTCACAATTGCCAAcaggttgagcccccagctGGCGACGCTCTCACTTGGTCCCCGGAAAGATCGTATGCAACCGATGCGGACTCTACGAACGAACCCACCTCCGACCT CGACCCCATCGCTTCGATGAG GCAGCCCCCAGCCCCAGCCGTCACCCAGTTCACCGTCAAGCAAGAGGCCGTCTCTGGTGACCTTGAGCTCGACTCGCGACGAG GCTCAGTAGCGTCCTCGCTTTCAGGCAGCGCGAGCAGTCCTGGAGAGTGGGAAGACTCCAACTATAACACATCCCTCGTTGCAGGCAATGTGTCGAGACTCTCGCCATCCCAGCAGCATTCGCCCGGCCATGAGGGTGGGGTGCAGCGTGGAGCGGCCCATTTCATGGACTCGACTCTCGCAGCACGCTTCAGGGCGGGCCGCAAGTCTGCTACTGCGCCGTATGACGCCTTTTCGGCTACTCGCATGGGCCCCCCAACTCCCCCGCTTGTCCCCACGGACGGACCCAGTCTACTTGACGCGGGTGCCGAGGGCGCGTATCTGACCTCGACGCCTCCTTTGCGCCGCCATACGCTTGGTTCGGACGTAGCAGAGCAAATTTCGGGCTGGTCGACCATCCCCGCTGACTTCTCTTCCAACGTACTGCAAAACTCTCAACCGTCCGTTGTCAGCAATATCGCATACTAA
- a CDS encoding rare lipoprotein A-like double-psi beta-barrel protein, with protein MYNYKTLMIISLACASAVASALAVSNVLPEMPWATNPMDYNPAKITSAPENHGSKVQRGDTKSHSYSPSYEFHSADGWQFVPVSNLSYKYGNDTNVRSRSDQKRRQRSETKRGVKVDVGADIIGGSVGHAVGEAWNELRGIGKAQGVTITWYTGEDLQNPSCWPESDWAPTDASFACALTLEGWNNKPSCFKFLELCNGPDKCIFVRVVDTCAGCKKGSRHVDLTKAAFAALADLDIGILTVQMRMATSPQVW; from the exons ATGTATAACTATAAAACGCTGATGATTATCAGCCTGGCTTGTGCATCTGCTGTAGCTTCGGCACTTGCAGTCTCCAACGTGCTACCTGAGATGCCTTGGGCTACGAATCCAATGGATTACAACCCAGCTAAAATTACCAGTGCCCCTGAGAACCATGGGAGCAAGGTTCAAAGAGGAGACACAAAATCTCACTCCTACAGTCCTTCGTATGAGTTCCACTCTGCGGACGGTTGGCAATTTGTCCCAGTTAGCAATCTCTCCTACAAATACGGCAACGATACTAATGTTCGCTCCCGCTCCGACCAAAAACGACGTCAGCGATCGGAGACTAAGCGTGGTGTTAAGGTTGATGTAGGTGCCGATATTATTGGCGGGTCTGTTGGCCACGCGGTTGGAGAAGCCTGGAACGAGTTGAGAGGGATAGGCAAGGCGCAGGGAGTTACTATCACATG GTACACAGGGGAGGACCTCCAAAATCCCAGCTGTTGGCCAGAGTCGGACTGGGCACCAACG GATGCATCTTTCGCATGTGCACTCACGCTCGAGGGGTGGAATAACAAACCGAGCTGCTTTAAGTTCTTAGAAC TATGCAACGGGCCAGACAAGTGCATTTTCGTCCGCGTGGTTGACACATGCGCTGGATGCAAGAAAG GTTCTAGACATGTTGACCTCACCAAGGCCGCATTCGCAGCACTAGCCGACCTCGACATAGGAATTCTCACGGTCCAAATGAGAATGGCAACTAGCCCACAAGTGTGGTGA